The Mustela erminea isolate mMusErm1 chromosome 10, mMusErm1.Pri, whole genome shotgun sequence genomic sequence TGTCAGCGCCCGCACAGGCGGCCGTGGGTGCGGCGGAAGCTGCCGTGTTTGGAGGGTCCACTAGGGCAGGGCGGGAGGCGAGGACACACTGCCTGCGCCTGGGAAGGACCTTCCGAGCCGGCCCAGATTGGGCTGAcacagcctctccccctgccctgcaaGGCTCTTCCCTGGGGGTCTGGTGATCAGAGCCACAGGATCCTGGGGGACCCGCCCCTGAGGAGAGGCAGCACAAAGGCACCAGGCTCCCGTATCCTGCACCACTGGGAATCCACAAAGCCAAGCCTTGAACAGACCGCAGGAGACCCTTTAACATAAACATCTGAGCAGGAGCGCGTGAGAGCACAGCCGTGCCCAGCCTGGTGTAGCAGACAGGAACGCGGGCGCCTCGGGCCGACAACGCGGAGACCGGGTCCCAGCTGCCCCTTTCACCCACGGCACGACCTTCGGCCGGCCAGGCTCACCTCACCTGCATACGGGGCAATCAGAGATCCCTCCGCCACTGCCTCtcgagagagggaaaggagagagcaagTACCTCAGCGCAGGGCCCAGCGCAGGGCCTGGCACACGCCCGGCTCACCCCGGGCTCCGACCTCACACTACCAACGACTATTCCCCACCTGAGACCATCCTGTGAAAGGAGCTGCATCTTCCAAAGCATCCCCGCAGCGCCTCCTACAGGCAAGGGGCTCTTTTACACACCCACTTTCCTGCAGCGGACAGGCACAGGGACTGGACCACTCCGATCTCAACGCCAAATGTGCTTCTCTGGCCTCCAAGGAAGGCCTAGAGACCTAGGGGACGAGGGAGCATCAGGCTGGGCCCAAAGGACAGAGCAGGTGGTCATACTACAAGGAGCTGCTGACGGCATCGTGGTTTGCTTGGAGACAGCAGGGAGGTCAACAAACAGGCTCAGCCCAACCAGGAAGGCACTGCAGCCTGTAAGCTGCGAGTACCAAAAAGACTGGTTTTGGAGAgcggctactttttttttttaagattttatttattggggcgcctgggtggctcagtgggttaaagcctctgccttcggctcaggtcatgatcccagggtcgtgggatcgagccccgcatcaggctctctgctcagcagggaacctgcttcctcctgtctctctgcctacttgtgatctctgtctgtcaaataaataaataaaatcttaaaaaaaaaaaaaaagattttatttatttatttgacagacagagatcacaagtacgcatagaggcaggcaggtggcaggggagcaggctccccgctgagcaaagagcccgatgcggggctcgatcccaagaccctaagatcatgacctgagccgaaggcagaggctttaacccactgagccaccgaggcgcccctggAGAGTAGCTACTGAGCAGAGACGCAAGAGGCACCTTGGAAAGAATGGCTTGGGGACAGAAAAGAGTGGTACGCTAGAGCAAAACCCTTTCCCACTGACCAGCAGTTAGGCCAGGAAGGCTCACAGGAACAGAATGAAGCACAgggatgcctgactggctcagtgggagaagcatgtgacttttgagcCTGGGGTTTTAAGTTTGAACCCAAAGTTGGGTGTAGACAtgacttaaaaagttaaaaaaagggggggggggcgcctgggtggttcagtatgttggggcctctgccttcagctcaggtcatgatcccagggtcccaggatggagccccgcactgggctctctgctccgtggggagtctgcttctccctctgcctctgctgctctccctgcttgtgctctcttgctctgtcaaataaatgaatcgtatcttaaaaagaaacaacaacactGGATGTAGAGACTGATGGGGGACCATACCTCCTCTACAGTGTCCCCTGGGGGCTCAGCTGGAGAATATTCTGGGGGAGGAGCTCTCGGGCAGCTGGTACCAGAGACGTGGCAGCTGTTCAGCGGCACGATCAGATGAGGAAGAGAGGCCCCTGACCTGCCTCCCCTCAGGCACACTCAAGGCTATTCACAAAGGCCCCTATAACTGCAAGGGTCTGGGGACAGTACGATTCAGCTTCCCTAAGTGGAAAATTCTGAAATTCTCTGCAGGACTGAGTGGATAAAATGTCACAAGAGCTGGGGCAGAAAGGTGCCCCCCACAAGGTGTTAACAAGAAACTGGATCACATGTCAAACTCTGACATCATCCGAGGAGCCCTGATGCCCAGCCCCACCTCATAACTGAAATTATCCAGGCAGGCCTCAGGAGACAGGCCCAAATATCCAAATGTTTTTAACGTCCCCAGGGGACCTGAGAGCCAGGCATCCTTGCACCAGAATGTTCTTGCAGTcccctggggaagggcagggactgAACCACAAAGGGCCAGGCCTCTCCGTCCTTAAACAGATAGAGTCTCCCTTACACCAGTTTATAACACGGCTCCTTTACACAGCCTCCTGCGAAAAACGGGCGTCTCTGCTCAAGCAATAATTTGAGAACTGTATTCTTTCTATCGGTATTCATTCTGTGCCTTTTACATCCCGGGTTCTCAAACACTCGGACTACGTCCTAGGACAAATCATGAAGCTAACAGGAGAAAAGACAATTGCGAGGACAGGACAGAGGCTTAGCGAAGGTCCCGCCGATGACGGTGCCTTGAGGGCCCTGAGTGAGGAAGGCTACCAGGAGGGACCGGGACATACTGACCTGCGTTGCACTACAGACGCCTCCCATCTGAACGCTCACGCTTTCCAGTAACAAGCACAAATCTGCTTTATTTTCCACGAAACCAATGGCCCTCATCCGTACTTCCCTGCCCAAGCGGAGGACTGTCGCCCGCACCACACTCGGACCGGATCTGGCCAAGGCTCTGGCCACGTGGAGGCAGCAGCAGGCGCGAGGAGCTCCCCTCCGCGACAGTCACTGAAGCCCGGACTCCAGCCCCGGCAGCTGCTGCCTGTGGCCTCTGGCGGTCCGAGCTGCACCAGCTTCCTCACTGGGGGTGCAGTGAGGGGACGCCCGGAAGGCGCCAGCGCTGCTGGTACCCCCGGCGTCCCCGCACGCACGGTGGCTCCGGCCAGGCTGATTCCCGTGGGCCGGGTTCCTCGCCGGGCAAGCGCGACTGCAGCCAGCCGCCTACCACGCGGACggccagggagcccagtgcgcCCCAGGACCGGCCATGCCCGGCGGCTCGGTGCACCGGCCCTGCGTGGAAGAGCCCCGAGCTCCCcgggcccccaccccagcccggccCCCGCCCTCGCCGCCGCACTCACGCGAATGCTCCAGCTCTCGCGCCGCCTTGGCCGCGCGCTCCAGGCCCGTGGGGTCAAAGTTACTCCATTTGTCCTTGGGCGCCTGCCGATCCCCCGCGCCGCGGTCCCCGCCGCCCTCCGCCCCAGGCTGAGCGGGCGGCAGAGACAGCGGCGGCCCCGCGCCTTCGCCCTTGGGGCCCTTGATGCCGAAGAGCCACGACATGGCGCGAGACCGCCACGCGCCGCGGCCCCGCCGGGAGCCGGAGCCGAGCTGAAGCGCGGGGAGCCGAGCAGCCTGCACGCGCCCGAGCCGGCGGTCAGAGGTCCCGCGCAGGCGCAACaactcctcttcctcccaggcGACGGAAGCGCACTAGGGACACGACCGTCCGGCCTTCGGATTGGCCGGTGGTGACGTGACGCCACCGACGTCCTCGCCAGGACTGCCTGCACTCGCTCCGGGGGCGGGCCGTCGAGGGGCGGGCCGTCGAGGGGCGGGCCGAAGCGCCTAGTTACGGGGACCGATCAGGGACAAAATCGACGGGTTGGCTGCGCGTGCGCCCTGCTTCACGCCGGTTCCCGGTCCGGCGTCGGTTCTGTGTCCGCGCGCGGTGGGCTCCCGCAGAATCCCGACGAGGCGGGCGGAGGTGCGGGTGCCGGCGAGCCGAGGCGGGGCCCTTGGTACGCGAGGCCCCGAAGCCAGGGCGGTCGGCCCCGACGGAGGGAGCGGCCTTCGGAGGAGAGCCTGCCGAGAGAGGCTGATCCGCGAGGGAGGATCCACCCGGCCGGGCGCGGGGATGCCGGGGCCCCCGGAGGCTGGAGGCCACGCGCGGGGGGTCTGGGCGCTCGCGCACAGACGCTCGGCGGGGGCCCGCGGTCCCTGCCAGTGTCCGGCAGCCTCAGGACGTTCACGCGCCGGCCGGAGGTCGAGCTCTCCCCGGCCTCCTCCCAGGGATGTCCGCAGACGCCAGCGGTCCCTGCTCGTGCGCTCCGGCTCCCAACGCGAGGGAGGCCGACGCCACCCCGGAAGTGTGCAGACGCAGAGCAGCCCACCCCGCTCCTCCCACCTTGCTGGAGGAGGGGTCCTGGCTGGGGGGCACCTGCAAGGGTCACGTGGCTGGTTCCGGGACACAGGGCCAGGCCCGACGGCCTCgggcggagggagagaaggcTGGGCGCAGCCAGCATCGCTCTAGAACCCGCAGTGCCCGGAGCTAGCAAAGTCGCTTCTGGGGCCAGCATCCAAGTTGCCCCTTTACTCTTTCCTTGATGGAATTGTTCGAGTTCCCAGAATTATATGGCGTTGTCCCCACTACACTGAAAACAGCTTTAAGCCTGAATGAAAAGGGTGGGAGGGTGTCACAGATAATTCTGTGATCTTTCGTGCTCAGGAGAAAGCGGGATGAGTTTCCCAGCCAgatgccaccccctcccccacaccagtGGCCATCCAGGTTTTCCTGGATTAGCCACAAACTAGACCTCCCAAAGCACAcacaccccgccccacccccgccccgcaggGCTCAGCTGGATTAAGAAGAGGAAATGCTGAccccttttctgttctttctctccagcTTCCAAAAGGACCTGCTGGTTCTGGTGTTGCTCACAGTCGCCCAAACCCATATACACCCACGTCCCCCCCATGGGACAGACTCCAATCCTGCCAAAACGGAGGCTGTCCGGCCAGCcctcccaggactgagcccccaAAATAGGGCCCCAGGCTGCTGATCCCCATCCTCGCCACCAAAGCAGGGCTCCCAGATCACAGGGCTCCTGCAGCTCTTCCGTGGGCTTCCAGAGGGTCAGAAGAGGGCATGAGGGGCCGTAGTGCTGAGCCCTCAGATGTGCTGCCGTGGGCTCAGGTCTGGAGAGTGACTCAGGACTAAGCCCAGAGCTCACTGCGCCTCCACTCTGTCTTCCCTGAGCAGTTGCCTACTCAGATGCCCTGGCTGGCTGTTTTCTCCCCCTGCAGATCCACCTTACAGAAGGTCTGCACAGCCAGGACATCCCCACGGGCACCCGGCGTGGGGGGCTCCTTAGCACAGGCCCCCCCCCAGCTGGCAGGAGACACACTGTGACCACTGGCCTGCCCTTCTCACAACAGAAGCGGGGGCAGATACACCATCTGGACAGACCTCGGGAGCAAAGTCCTCGGAAGCCATGGCCACTAAGGAAGATGTGTTCTCCAAGAGGGGCTGTGAGTGGGCCCTTGGCTGCGGCATGATACACCCTCTTGCTTTTCTTGTCTTAACCGGAAATAACCACAGCACAGCCCATTCTGATTTTCACACCTGCATCAGAGGGTCATAGTTCCATGTGTCACTTCGCACAAAATGACAGTCCCTGCAGGTGGCAGCCTTGGCCTGGACCTAGTAGATCGAGAAGCCTGCAGGGATATGGGGGGAGACCAGGACAAAACCGTTTCCTGGAGGTTGTTCCCAGACGTGGCCCAGACTTACCAACCTTTaagagttgcctgggtggctcagtcatttgagggTCTGagtctggattttggctcaggtcgtgacctcagggtcatgggatggagccccccatctggctctgtgcttagcatggaACCTGccggagattctccctctgcctctccacaccCTGTGCATGGCGCGCCtgcacgcgcgctctctctctctcaaataaagaaagaaatcttacttaaaaaaaaaaaattaggggcaccagtgtggctcagtgggttgagcctctgcttttggctcaggtcatggtctgggggtcctgggattgagccccgcattgggctttctgctcagtggggagcctgcttcccccctctctgcctacttgtgatctctgtcaaataaataaataaaaatctttaagagaaaattaaaagttgCCTGGAACGGTGCAAAGGGCAGCCCTTCCAAGGTAAGGGCTTCCAGAAGAGACAGTCGTTGGCACGGAAGTGGGGGCTCCTTTCCCGCCCTCAGCATGTGGCAGTGATGAGCAGAAGCTGGAGCGTCTCCTGGGGAGCAGGGCCGTGTGTCTTCAGCCACTCTGCCCTTGCTTGGGGTTGCAGGCGTGTTTGGGGAAGGAGCCCATCTCTCTCAAGGGCATGACGGCCATTAGGAAAGCAAGTGCCAGTATTCTTGTTTCTCTTGTCGCCTGCACACCACTCTGCGGGCTGGACCAGGAGACTCGGTGTGGAAGGGAACCTTTCCGGGGGCCCGGTGGGCTTGGACCTACAGGTACCCAGAGCATCAGGGCTGGGCACCCTGGCCTGCATGTGGGGTGTTCTGATCAGGTCTGGGGAAGGGTTCCCTCTCTGGTCGATGCTGCCTAGGACCCTGTTGTTCACATCCACCAGCCTTGGGAGGGGTCAGCTGACTGCGCAGCCTGCTAAACACTGGTCAGGGTATAAGCAGGTGCCTGCAGTGGCACTCGGACCACAAGGTGCCACTTGGCTTCCCTGGGCCTGAACCCGCCAGGGGTTGTTGTGACACCCAGTCAGCAGTGCTTCCCTACCCTCTGACAAAGTCTGGCCTGGCCTGCCACTACCGGGGTACCCTGGACCCACCACCTATacccctgcctgccctgccagccctggccccagccaCACAGGAGGGGCAGGAGCCCTTTGTCCCCCATGCCACTGTTACATAGGCACACCGTGGGCTCGTGCACCGCTGGCCCCCACAAACACTCAGTACACAGACCAGTGTGTGCTGCAGGCCCTGGGTGCTTAGGAAGCCATGTGATTCTTGGGAGCCTGGTCCTCGAGAAATGGTGGCAGGCCAGCCCGACTGAAGTTTGCCTCCAAACCCATGCCCACCAAGCCCAAGTGGGCAAACTGAGAACACCGTCAAGGACTCCGAGACCACCTCTCAACGCTGCGCGGTTTGGGGATACCCGTCACACTGCCGCTGAGGGAGTGGTCTTGCCAGCAGAGGGCGCCACAGCCCCACCCTCGGTCCGAAGGCTGCGGTGGGGACCGCTGGGCACAGCCCAGTCCGGCTCCTGCCTTCGGCCACTGTGCTCCAAACCGCGGGGTGGGCCTGTAGAAATGCCCACGGCCCTCTGAGGAGATGCGGATGTCAGGGTGCTCCCACTCTCCGCAACAGGGGgggctctgctccctcctcttccccagcaccAGCCCCAAAACACGGGCCTTGGGTCTGGAGCTCTTAGAGGGCTGGAGTGTTCGGACGGCGTAAAGCACTCCAAGGAGACCGCAGAGCTCAGTTTACAACTAGTTTATGTACTTCAGAGTCTGGGATGTTAGTGGGGAAGAGGCAGTGTGAGCACGGAGCTGGACAAGACAGGAGTACACGCcttggtggggatgggggacagtGGGTACTGCCCTTAGGACGTGTCTGGTGGCCCCAGTAGAGTAGCAGTGACAGCAGGTGGGGTCAGAAGATGCTGTAGAGAGAATCGCTggggtgacccccccccccccggcacccTTGCTTGTCCCCGCCCAGGCATGGAAGCTCCCCACCCAGACACACCACCCTGTGCATGCGCTAGCCTTGGGGCTTGCAGGGTCCTGTTCCTTTGGGAACGTGTGGTCTGCATCTCTGTGGCTGCAGGGGGACCCAGCGGGGTCCTGGGTAGGAAGGCAGGGCCACTGTCCCCAGCAGGCACTACCCGCAGGCCAACTGAACGCCTTAGTAGTGCCCAGGTTTCTGCTCACCCAGCTGCTGACCGCGCCATCAACCTGCTGGCACAACTCCCTGCCCTTCTCCAGATCCTGTCCCCAGCGGAAAGCCTTTGGAACCCAGCCAGAGccagctcctgccctgccccaacCACCTTCTACCAACACCTAAGACCCGAGTGGCCACAGGGACTCAGAGCGGCCGACCGGACCAAGCCCGCTCAAACCAATGCCAGCCCTTCCCCCAGAGGGACTGGTCCTTCACAAGCGACAGGTCCGGCCGCTCCGCTCGGCTGCCTCCTGTCCTGGGCTCAAGGCCAGTCCTGTATCTGATGTTCTCAGCCcgccccaggctccctgcccaccttcccGCTAACTCCTGCCCAAAGGACAGCACCGCGCGCCCAGCTCTGGGcccgggcagggcagggggtcgcGACGGCAAGAGCTGCTGCCACAGCGGCAGCGGAGGGTCAGGCTGGGGAGCCAGGcgagcccccccgccccggccccgtcCTGGAAGGCAGACGCCCGAGCCGGCGGCCCTCCGCCGCCGCAGGAGACTTGGGACGGGGGACGGGGGTTCGGGCGCAGTCGCCGCGGGGCAAGACCCAGGTTCCGGCGGCGCGCGCTGCCCCGCcgggctggggagaagggggccCTCGGGCGGGCGGGGCGGCCGGCTCCGGCTCACGGCGCCCGGCCCGCGGCCCCCGGCGGctgggggcgcggggcgcggctGCGCGGGCCGTCGGGCGTGCAGGCCTTGGCCGACAGCGCCCTCTCGCGGCCGGAGCGGAAGGCGGCCGTCACGGTCACCAGGTAGGCGGTGCCGGGCGCCAGCCCCTGCAGCGTCGTGCCGTTGCGGCCCGCGGGCACCTCCACGCGCTGCGCCGCGCCGCCCGGCAGCGGCCCGTACTGCACGTGGTAGCCGAGCACCGCGGCCGGGCCCAGCGCCGGGGCCCAGCTCACGCGCAGGCTGCGCGGCCGGGCGTGCGAGACCACGATGCGCTCCGGCCCCGCCTCCtctgggggtggcgggggcgggcGCGTGAGCGGAGGGGGCGGGGTCTCGtcctggccccgccccgcgcccgcggcCCCGCCCTCCGCGCCGAGCTCACCCGGCAGCGTGTGCACCCGCAGGTGCTGCGGCCTCACGAGGTGCACGTTGGACTCGGGCACCAGCGCCACCTCGTAGTCGGTGTCGGGGTCGAGGTTGGTCCAGGCCCAGCTCGTGGCGTTCCCCGGCAGCTGTTGGCGACGCACGGTCCCCGGGTCAGTGCTGGGCGCCAGCTCCAACATGTAGTAGCCGGAGTCTGCGGTCAGCAGGGGCGGCCAGGCCAGGCGGAAGCCGCTGGACGTGACCTCAGAGGCGCGGAGCTGCTGCGGCCGCATCGCGTCTGCGGGTGGTGCAGGGCGTCAGGTCTCCTGTCGCCCGGCCTGGGGCCCTGGCTGCTGACTCAGGGCGGACGGGACAGGGAGATGTGGGGGACAGCCCAGGCTCCGCCACCGCAGCCGTGCTAATGATACACGACCCAGTGACAGGGCTGGGCTACGGAACCTGGGACCCCATCAGGCGCTCAGCGGCAAACCCCAACAGGTGAGGAGCCGTCGTGGCCACTTCCCACCACTCCCGTGGCCTAAACAGGGCCCCTCAAAGGTGGTGTTTTAGAACAGAGGGCCAGCCCCCTTCCTGGGCCCCAGTGGCCAGCACAGAGTGTGGGGTCAGCTCTGAACAGCCCATGCAAAGGGGCACCACTGGGGCAGCCAGAAGATGGGGGGGCCACGGGTTGGGGGACACCCCAAGGGAGGGTGATGTGACAACTCTAAGAGAAGCTGGGCGAGCGGTCAGAATACCACCTGCCTCAGATTTCTAGGAGGGGGGGCTCCAGAGTGGGACCCCCAAATGTGCATTACTCCTGAGCCTGTGACACCACATGGCCATCTAAGTGACCATGCAAGCAGGTAAGGTTGATAAATGTCTGGGCAGTTACGCCCATTGGGATCCTCATGCTTCCTCATTTAATGTCAGGTGCTCCAGCTGTCAGCCTGGCACTCATTCTCCTGCCCATCCCCCAGATtcagaccccaccccacccctagaGCCCCTGCCACACTGCCTCACTGCCCTGCAGCCTTGGGTTCTTCTGTCCAGCTGCTTGCTTTTCCTCCTGCTGTCCCCTCCAGACTCAGTCACAGTGGCTGACTCGGGGGCCACCAGAGCCCAGGTATCCCTGGGAGAAATCTCTGAAAGGACCCTCTGCCTCCTGCAATCCACGGTCCAACTCCTTTCAGTTTTTGGTGGATGATTAACCCACAGGCGGAGGCTCAGGAAGAATCCTGGGGTTGGTGGCATTTTTCAGTGGATAGAGCCAGCTGAGCCAGTAATCAGGCCCTTCATCTCCAGCCCTCCCACCGTGAGGTttggctgggtgggggggtgcggagCTGGTCTGTAAGGAAGTTGGTGAGGAGCTGCTAGCCCGCAGGGGGCCCTCCCTGGTCCAGCCTCCTCCTTAGCAAGTCCCCAAACCACCACTGGCACCGAGTCACTCGCAACTGTCCTCCCCCTAGGGTGGCAGGGCCTGTGCTCTGTGCAACCCCAGGCCATCCCGACCCGGCTCTCTCACCCGCAGGCATGTACAGGAGCCTGCGTTGTCCATCGGCACAGTCCTCAGGCTTgggcctccctcttcctctccatttaACCACATCCCACCACATGCAGCCCCTTGGTCGCCCGGCCCCTCCAGGCCCTCCACCCTGGGGTGGGCCCGTCAGTGTCAGCAGGGAAAGCCCCCTGCACGTGTTTACTCCGGCCTGACCCTCTGCCCGCTAGAGCCCCAGGCAGTGGGGCCTACAGGGCGCACAGCCTGACCGTGTCCCTGGAAGATGCAGAGAGAAGCCTTGTGAGTTACCTCCCTGCTGACCAGGCCCCACAAAGTGCCGTTGGCCAGGCCCCCGGCCCCCGCTCCAGGCCCTCAagtccctctccctgcacctctTCCGGGGCTCCTTGGCTACCTACCCAGAACGGACGCCCTCAGCTCCTGGGCAATGATGTGTAGGTCATCCACATCCACAAAGTGCAGGTGCTTCTCGGGGGGCGCCGAGGCGGCGGCTGACAGCTCCAGGAGGTTGCCGCGGCCAGTGCTGACGATGAAGACAGTGACACCCAGGTCCTTCAGCTCCTGCATGGGGGGTCCCACGGGGTCGCTGGAGCCGCCGTCTGTCACCCACACGAGCACCTTGGGCACCCCTGGCCGGGCCCCCGCCACCTCCGCAAAGAGCTGCTCCTTGGCGTACGCCAGCGCCAGACCAGTGTTGGTGTCGCCCATGCGCTGGGCTGCAGTACGTATGGCATCCTGGACAGCCTCACCTGAGCTGTGCTGGCCGAAGGGGAACTCGGTGTACGGGCGGCTGCCCACATGCACCAGGCTGGCACGCAGAGCCCCGGGGCCCAGGGGCAGCAGGCCCACCAGCTGCCCCACAAACTCCCGAACTCGGGAAAACTCATAATGAGACACGCTGGCCGAGCTGTCCAACAGAAACAGCAGGTCCCCCTGGGGGGCCGATGCTCgggggcctgggggagaggggagggttcAGCCCCAGGTGGTGGCCCCCAGACAGCCCCACACCCAAGGCAGAACCCCCAGGGTCTGAGCTTCCCCTAAGCTGGAGCTTGTCATTACCCAAGTAGGCCCTGAAAGTCTGCTCAGCCCCACCCCCAAAGGCCCTGAAGCTGGCAcccctggggaaaggggaatAGGGGTTCTGAGCCAACAAGTGGCCCACAGTCTCAGTGGGTTCAAGCTCTGCACCCTGGTCATATTCCTGGGGTGCTCTCTGGGCTCAGGTCTCATCTGTCACGGAGAGCCACCGCCTCTAAGCCCCTCCAACCTCCCTTTGCTCAGCCCACTCTCTGCAGGCTGGAGCCAAGGGTCCTGGCCCAGCCCCCAGGAGTGTGGGTGGACAGGCCTGGGTCACGGGGGTGGTCTCCTCAGGCTTGGCTTCAGGCCCACAGCCCAGCCTCCAGGTAAAGCGACTCACTGTTGGGAATGGGAGGCACAAAGTGGCTGGGCAGACTGGGGGCTGAGGTAGACAGATGAGGGGCACAGAGCATGGTCACAGCCCATATGGCCAGGCTGGAGTCATGACCCCACTTGCAGATGATGTCACCCCTCCTCTGGACCCAGGAAGCAGGTTACCTGTTGCAGTAGCCTGAGGGCCCACCAGCCCCTCCAAACACTTCCCCTTGCTCCCGGCACCCCAGGGGGCAACAGGACCCCTTCCACCACTGCGCCAAGGGCAGACAGGAGCTGCGGTGTCTCGGTTCTGATCTGTGCCTTGCGGCCTCTGTTTCCCCCAATCCGGTGGGGCGACCCGAGCCCTCTTACCACCCCAGCCCTCTACTAAGGGTCATCCCaagg encodes the following:
- the VWA1 gene encoding von Willebrand factor A domain-containing protein 1 isoform X2 — protein: MLPWTAFSLALSLRLALARSGAERGAEGPGCHCLHRQHWPRQPPGAVSRRLGAPREAPALCGCG
- the VWA1 gene encoding von Willebrand factor A domain-containing protein 1 isoform X1, whose translation is MLPWTAFSLALSLRLALARSGAERGPRASAPQGDLLFLLDSSASVSHYEFSRVREFVGQLVGLLPLGPGALRASLVHVGSRPYTEFPFGQHSSGEAVQDAIRTAAQRMGDTNTGLALAYAKEQLFAEVAGARPGVPKVLVWVTDGGSSDPVGPPMQELKDLGVTVFIVSTGRGNLLELSAAASAPPEKHLHFVDVDDLHIIAQELRASVLDAMRPQQLRASEVTSSGFRLAWPPLLTADSGYYMLELAPSTDPGTVRRQQLPGNATSWAWTNLDPDTDYEVALVPESNVHLVRPQHLRVHTLPGELGAEGGAAGAGRGQDETPPPPLTRPPPPPPEEAGPERIVVSHARPRSLRVSWAPALGPAAVLGYHVQYGPLPGGAAQRVEVPAGRNGTTLQGLAPGTAYLVTVTAAFRSGRERALSAKACTPDGPRSRAPRPQPPGAAGRAP